From Astyanax mexicanus isolate ESR-SI-001 chromosome 11, AstMex3_surface, whole genome shotgun sequence, the proteins below share one genomic window:
- the tent5c gene encoding terminal nucleotidyltransferase 5C, with protein MAEASSSSESESYSVLTWDQVSRLNEVLTEAVPVHGRGNFPTLEVRLKDIVQMVRNRLEQRGIQVKDIRLNGSTASHVLVKDIGWCYKDLDIIFRVDLPQEAQFQLIKDVVLGTLLDFLPEGVNKEKITPMTLKEAYVQKLVKVYTEQDRWSLISLSNNNGRNVELKFVDSIRRQFEFSVDSFQIILDSLLSYYDFSETPMSQHFHPTVLGESVYGDFAVALDHLKNKMIATKRPEEIRGGGLLKYCNLLVRDFRPTDEEEFKALERYMCSRFFIDFPDIGEQQRKLEAYLQSHFVGEEKSKYDYLMILRRVVNESTVCLMGHERRQTLNLISLTAFRVLAEQNAIPDASSVTCYYQPAPYVRDLNFSNYYVASCNQSIPTWLPCN; from the coding sequence ATGGCTGAAGCTTCATCCAGCAGCGAGAGCGAGTCTTACAGCGTACTCACCTGGGACCAGGTGAGCCGCCTGAACGAGGTGCTGACCGAGGCGGTGCCGGTCCATGGCCGAGGCAACTTTCCCACACTGGAGGTCCGGCTGAAGGACATTGTGCAGATGGTGCGTAACCGCCTGGAGCAGAGGGGCATTCAGGTCAAAGACATCCGCTTGAATGGCTCTACAGCCAGCCACGTCCTGGTGAAAGACATCGGTTGGTGCTACAAAGATCTAGACATCATTTTCCGAGTGGACCTCCCCCAGGAAGCACAGTTCCAGCTCATCAAAGATGTGGTGCTGGGCACTTTGTTGGACTTCCTGCCAGAGGGGGTGAACAAGGAGAAAATCACACCCATGACCCTAAAGGAGGCTTATGTGCAGAAACTTGTGAAAGTTTACACCGAGCAGGACCGCTGGTCCCTCATCTCCCTTTCCAACAACAACGGCCGTAATGTGGAGCTCAAGTTCGTGGACTCGATCCGCAGGCAGTTCGAGTTCAGCGTGGACTCCTTCCAGATTATTCTGGACTCACTGCTCTCATATTATGACTTCTCAGAAACCCCCATGTCTCAGCATTTCCATCCCACTGTGCTTGGGGAAAGTGTGTATGGTGACTTCGCTGTTGCTCTTGACCACCTCAAGAACAAGATGATCGCCACCAAAAGGCCAGAGGAGATCCGTGGGGGTGGGTTGCTGAAATATTGTAACCTCCTGGTAAGGGACTTCAGGCCCACGGATGAGGAGGAGTTTAAAGCTCTGGAGCGTTACATGTGCTCTCGGTTTTTCATTGACTTCCCCGACATCGGTGAGCAGCAGAGGAAACTTGAGGCCTACCTGCAGAGTCATTTTGTGGGCGAAGAGAAGAGCAAGTATGACTACCTCATGATCCTGCGGCGAGTCGTGAACGAGAGCACAGTGTGCCTCATGGGACACGAAAGGAGGCAGACTCTCAACCTCATCTCACTCACAGCGTTCCGGGTGCTGGCAGAACAGAATGCCATACCAGATGCATCCAGTGTCACCTGCTACTACCAGCCTGCGCCTTATGTCAGAGACTTGAACTTCAGTAACTATTATGTGGCCTCATGTAACCAGTCCATTCCAACATGGCTGCCGTGCAACTAA